Proteins found in one Cellulomonas palmilytica genomic segment:
- a CDS encoding RtcB family protein, translating into MTRQHLSRTLISWASIIEPNTADQAIRTASMPFIYPHLALMPDAHLGKGATVGSVIPTRGAIIPAAVGVDIGCGMIAVRTQWTEDEVRARGALAPLRESIEARVPLSAGVYNTALTESAASRGQELEAEAGRAGFDPATYASNWKLQLGTLGSGNHFIEVSVDETGAVWLFLHSGSRGVGNKIAQHHIKVAADLCRRWWISLPDPDLAYLVEGTDEFWTYIRELRWAQRFALLNREEMMDRVIAAIAEHMGEDVDELDRINCHHNFTEQEHHFGKKVWVSRKGAIQADEGRPGLIPGSMGTASYVVVGKGDRLSLNSSPHGAGREYSRSAARRTFTHEQLREAMAGIEYRDTDAFIDEIPAAYKDIDRVMADAGDLVEIRHTLRQIVNVKGD; encoded by the coding sequence GCGAGCATGCCGTTCATCTACCCGCACCTCGCCCTCATGCCGGACGCGCACCTCGGCAAGGGTGCCACCGTCGGATCGGTCATCCCGACGCGCGGCGCGATCATCCCGGCGGCGGTGGGGGTCGACATCGGCTGCGGCATGATCGCGGTCCGGACGCAGTGGACGGAGGACGAGGTGCGGGCCCGCGGTGCGCTCGCACCTCTACGGGAGTCGATCGAGGCCCGCGTCCCGCTGTCCGCAGGCGTGTACAACACGGCGCTCACCGAGTCCGCGGCGTCTCGGGGGCAGGAGCTCGAGGCCGAGGCTGGACGAGCAGGGTTCGACCCCGCGACGTACGCGAGCAACTGGAAGCTGCAGCTGGGCACGCTCGGGTCCGGCAACCACTTCATCGAGGTGTCAGTCGACGAGACCGGTGCGGTCTGGCTGTTCCTGCACTCCGGATCCCGTGGCGTGGGCAACAAGATCGCTCAGCACCACATCAAGGTGGCGGCCGACCTGTGCCGTCGCTGGTGGATCTCGCTGCCGGACCCGGACCTGGCGTACCTCGTCGAGGGGACGGACGAGTTCTGGACCTACATCCGCGAGCTGAGGTGGGCGCAGCGGTTCGCGCTGCTGAACCGCGAGGAGATGATGGACCGCGTCATCGCAGCGATCGCCGAGCACATGGGCGAGGACGTCGACGAGCTCGACCGCATCAACTGCCACCACAACTTCACCGAGCAGGAGCATCACTTCGGGAAGAAGGTGTGGGTCTCGCGCAAGGGCGCGATCCAGGCAGACGAGGGCCGGCCGGGGCTGATCCCGGGGTCGATGGGCACGGCCTCGTACGTCGTGGTCGGCAAGGGCGATCGGCTCTCGCTGAACTCCTCGCCTCACGGCGCCGGACGCGAGTACTCACGCTCGGCCGCGCGTCGGACCTTCACGCACGAGCAGCTCCGTGAGGCGATGGCCGGCATCGAGTACCGCGACACGGACGCGTTCATCGACGAGATCCCGGCGGCCTACAAGGACATCGACCGCGTGATGGCCGACGCGGGCGACCTCGTCGAGATCCGCCACACGCTCCGGCAGATCGTGAACGTCAAGGGCGACTGA